From one Triticum urartu cultivar G1812 chromosome 3, Tu2.1, whole genome shotgun sequence genomic stretch:
- the LOC125545997 gene encoding disease resistance protein RGA5-like, with translation MEIAMGAIGPLLPKLSELLMGELTMEKQVRKGIESLMIELTLMHASLSKVAEVPVDQLHKGVKIWAGNVKELSYQMEEIVDVFMVRVGDGGKPANPKNKVKKILKKVKRLFKNGKDLHQISDALKEAVHQAKLLAELRQRYEQGMRDPSTSASVDPRMMALYTDVSELVGIDETRDELINMLIEGDDWLKHPLKTVSIVGFGGLGKTTLAKSAYEKIKGQFDYDAFISVSQNPSKKKVFKNILYELDKSKYARIHSEEWEENHLVDEIIEFLNGKRYLIIIDDIWDTEVWKLIKCAFSKKSPGSRLITTTRIINVSKACCSSKDDIYRMKPLSDVVSRMLFYKRVFNEKGCPQELVQVSKDILKKCGGIPLAIISIASLLANNHEMKTKDQWYALLNSIGRGLTEDCGLEQMKKILLFSYYDLPSYLKPCLLYLSIFPEDHKIMKGKLIWRWISEGLVYSEKQETDLYGLGNNYFNELVNRSMIQPICIDDREDKQACRVHDMVLDLICSLSSEENFVTILDGTGRKMPNLVRRLSIQNSKMDVDISRMAHMRSITIFTNKVVGKLLDISSFQVLRVLDFEGCDISDIGYVGDLLHLRYLGLRYTHVEDLPTEIGKLQFLLTLDLRGTKIKVLPSSVVHLRRLMCLHVDYHMKLPSGISNLVSLEVLGTMMMFDKDLNAVKELGHLTKLRVLQVYYHVDEILDKALMRSLSNLYKLDSLDIYVRGGEINFLSEDWVPPLQLRRLAFSLPSSWFKTLPSWINASSLSLLTYLHIKVVKVSSEAIQLIGMLPALCVLEIMDISKFYEERVVEMSALSSVALFPCATECHFLCIGALPSMFPRGAAPRLKHLGFTFSAKWITRENIDLCKRHLPSLERVEVKVIKEEASDREVYEAKAVLRAAAEDHPNHPVLDLH, from the exons ATGGAGATTGCCATGGGGGCTATTGGCCCTCTCCTCCCGAAGCTCAGTGAGCTGCTCATGGGAGAGCTCACCATGGAGAAACAAGTGAGGAAAGGCATCGAGTCTCTCATGATAGAGCTCACATTGATGCATGCTTCCCTGAGTAAGGTGGCAGAAGTTCCCGTGGACCAGCTTCACAAGGGGGTCAAGATTTGGGCAGGAAATGTCAAGGAGTTGTCGTACCAAATGGAGGAAATTGTTGATGTTTTCATGGTGCGCGTGGGGGATGGTGGCAAACCTGCCAACCCAAAGAACAAAGTCAAGAAGATACTCAAGAAGGTTAAAAGATTATTCAAGAATGGCAAGGATCTCCATCAGATCTCTGATGCTCTAAAAGAAGCGGTTCATCAAGCTAAGCTGTTGGCCGAGCTGCGCCAAAGGTATGAGCAAGGGATGCGAGATCCTAGCACTAGTGCTAGTGTTGACCCTCGCATGATGGCCCTATACACAGATGTGTCTGAACTCGTCGGCATTGATGAAACACGAGATGAGTTGATAAACATGTTGATTGAAGGTGATGATTGGTTGAAGCATCCATTGAAGACAGTCTCTATTGTTGGATTTGGTGGGTTGGGCAAGACAACTCTTGCCAAATCAGCGTATGAGAAGATCAAAGGGCAATTCGATTATGATGCTTTTATTTCGGTTTCTCAGAATCCCAGCAAGAAGAAAGTCTTCAAGAATATTCTCTATGAACTTGACAAGAGCAAGTATGCACGCATTCATAGTGAGGAATGGGAAGAAAATCATCTGGTCGATGAAATAATTGAATTCCTTAATGGAAAGAG GTACCTCATCATAATTGATGACATATGGGATACAGAAGTGTGGAAATTAATCAAGTGCGCTTTCTCCAAGAAGAGTCCTGGAAGCCGACTAATTACGACAACCCGCATCATCAATGTCTCTAAAGCATGCTGCTCTTCCAAGGATGATATCTACAGAATGAAACCTCTTTCAGACGTTGTGTCAAGAATGCTCTTCTATAAAAGAGTATTTAATGAGAAAGGGTGTCCTCAAGAGTTGGTGCAAGTATCCAAAGACATTTTGAAAAAATGTGGTGGCATACCATTAGCTATTATTTCTATAGCAAGTCTTCTGGCTAATAATCATGAGATGAAAACAAAGGACCAATGGTATGCTTTGCTCAATTCCATTGGTCGCGGACTTACAGAAGATTGCGGTTTGGAGCAGATGAAAAAGATATTATTATTCAGTTATTATGATCTACCTTCGTATCTGAAACCTTGTTTGTTATATCTTAGCATCTTCCCAGAAGATCACAAGATTATGAAAGGAAAGCTAATATGGAGATGGATATCAGAAGGTCTTGTTTATAGTGAAAAACAAGAAACTGACTTATATGGGCTTGGTAACAACTACTTCAATGAACTTGTAAATAGAAGTATGATCCAGCCAATTTGCATTGATGATAGAGAAGATAAACAAGCGTGTCGTGTACATGACATGGTGCTTGATCTCATATGCTCACTGTCAAGTGAAGAAAACTTCGTCACAATTTTGGATGGCACCGGAAGAAAAATGCCTAATTTGGTTCGCAGATTGTCCATCCAAAATAGCAAGATGGATGTTGATATTTCTAGGATGGCACACATGAGATCTATTACCATTTTCACCAATAAGGTTGTCGGGAAACTGTTGGATATTTCAAGTTTTCAAGTTCTTCGTGTGTTGGATTTCGAAGGTTGTGATATCTCGGATATTGGGTATGTGGGAGATCTTTTACATCTGAGGTACTTAGGACTAAGATATACTCATGTTGAGGACCTTCCCACTGAAATTGGGAAGCTACAATTTTTGCTTACCTTGGATTTAAGAGGTACTAAGATAAAAGTTCTGCCATCAAGTGTTGTTCATCTAAGACGTCTGATGTGCCTGCATGTTGACTATCATATGAAGCTGCCGTCTGGGATAAGTAATCTGGTTTCCCTAGAAGTGCTAGGTACAATGATGATGTTTGACAAGGACCTCAATGCTGTGAAAGAATTGGGCCATCTGACCAAGCTCAGGGTGCTCCAAGTTTACTACCATGTTGATGAGATCCTGGATAAAGCTTTGATGAGATCTCTTAGTAATCTGTACAAACTGGACAGTCTAGATATTTATGTCCGTGGTGGAGAAATCAATTTCCTGAGCGAAGATTGGGTGCCTCCTCTGCAACTCCGTAGATTGGCTTTCTCGTTACCGTCGAGTTGGTTCAAGACACTGCCATCATGGATCAATGCTTCATCGCTTTCTCTCCTCACCTATCTTCATATAAAGGTGGTTAAAGTGTCATCGGAGGCCATCCAACTTATTGGGATGCTTCCTGCTCTTTGTGTTCTCGAGATAATGGATATTTCTAAGTTCTATGAAGAGCGTGTGGTGGAAATGTCCGCCCTTTCCTCTGTTGCGTTATTCCCGTGTGCGACGGAGTGTCACTTCCTTTGTATTGGTGCATTGCCATCTATGTTTCCACGAGGAGCTGCACCGAGGCTTAAGCACCTTGGCTTCACCTTCTCAGCTAAGTGGATCACCCGTGAAAACATCGATTTGTGCAAGCGCCACCTCCCTTCCTTGGAGCGAGTTGAGGTTAAAGTTATTAAGGAGGAAGCTAGTGATCGCGAGGTGTATGAAGCAAAGGCAGTGCTGAGGGCCGCAGCAGAGGACCACCCCAACCATCCCGTCCTTGACTTACATTGA
- the LOC125549262 gene encoding disease resistance protein RGA5-like, protein MEIAMGAIGPLLPKLGALLVGDFTLEKRMRKGIESLVTELTLMHAALRKVEKVPPEQLDEGVKIWVEKVKELSCHMEDIVDAFMVRVEDGGDPANPENRVKKILKKFKGLFKIGKDLHWISDALEEAVHQAKQLAELRQRYEQDMQDTNAGASVDPRMMAMYTDVIELVGIEETRDELINMLTKGDDWSNRPLKIVSIVGFGGSGKTTLAKATYEKIKGQFNCCAFVSVSQNPNMKKVFKNILYELNKKKYAHIRNEEWEEKHLIDELIEFLNGKRYLIIIDDIWDKEVWKLIKCTAFSKKSPGSQLITTTRIVSVSEACCSSMDDIYKMKPLSDDVSRTLFYKRVFSDEKGCSQELVQVSKDILKKCGGIPLAIISIASLLANNHRGKTKDQWYALLNSIGRGLIEDQSLEEMKKILLFSYYDLPSYLKPCLLYLSIFPEDHKIMRGKLIWRWISEGFVYSAKPETSLYELGNSYFSELVNRSMIQLIGTNGEDEENLEACRVHDMVLDLICTLSAEENFITILDDTGRKMPNLKSKIRRLSIHNSNIDVDTTRMAHVRSFTIFTNNVVGKVLDISSFQVLRVLDLEGCDVSDVGYVGNLLHLRYLGLKDTHVEELPMEIGKLQFLFTLDLRGTKIKELSSSVILLRRLMCLYVDYTMKLPSGIGNLTSLEMLGQLGVSGLDLDAVKELGHLTKLRVLRVLCNCLDEASDKALEESLGNLHKLESLEIEIFTEDELINLLSKDWVPPLTLRKLDFRSVYSRFQALPLWINPLSLPLLTHLRIKLDEVRWEVIQLLGAMPALCVLEIWDYSKVCGCEEYTVEMPALSSSALFPCVTVCRFIGIGAVPSMFPRGSAPRLKHLLFAFSAEWISRENFDLGMRHLPSLQRVEVNIIDADASEAEAALRAVVEDHPNHPILAFDIY, encoded by the exons ATGGAGATCGCCATGGGTGCTATcggccctctcctccccaagctcgGTGCTCTCCTCGTCGGCGATTTCACCCTGGAGAAACGCATGAGAAAAGGCATTGAATCTCTTGTGACAGAGCTCACGCTGATGCACGCTGCCCTCCGCAAGGTGGAGAAAGTGCCACCAGAACAACTCGACGAGGGAGTTAAGATTTGGGTAGAAAAGGTGAAGGAGTTGTCCTGTCACATGGAGGACATAGTTGACGCCTTCATGGTGCGTGTGGAAGATGGTGGCGATCCTGCCAACCCAGAGAATAGAGTCAAGAAGATACTCAAGAAGTTCAAAGGATTATTCAAGATTGGAAAGGATCTCCACTGGATCTCTGATGCTCTCGAAGAAGCTGTTCATCAAGCAAAGCAGTTAGCCGAGCTACGTCAAAGGTACGAGCAAGATATGCAAGATACAAACGCCGGTGCTAGTGTTGACCCTCGCATGATGGCCATGTACACAGATGTTATAGAGCTTGTCGGCATTGAAGAAACACGAGATGAGTTGATCAACATGTTGACAAAAGGTGATGATTGGTCAAATCGTCCATTGAAGATTGTCTCTATTGTTGGATTTGGTGGGTCAGGCAAGACAACTCTTGCCAAAGCAACATATGAAAAGATCAAAGGGCAATTCAATTGTTGTGCTTTTGTTTCGGTTTCTCAGAATCCCAACATGAAGAAAGTTTTCAAAAATATTCTTTATGAACTTAACAAGAAGAAGTATGCACATATTCGTAATGAAGAATGGGAAGAAAAGCATCTGATCGACGAACTCATTGAATTCCTTAATGGCAAGAG GTACCTCATCATAATTGATGACATATGGGATAAAGAAGTGTGGAAATTAATCAAGTGTACTGCTTTCTCCAAGAAGAGTCCCGGAAGCCAACTAATCACGACAACCCGCATCGTTAGTGTCTCCGAAGCATGCTGCTCTTCTATGGATGACATTTACAAAATGAAACCTCTCTCTGACGATGTATCAAGAACTCTCTTCTATAAAAGAGTATTTTCTGATGAGAAAGGGTGTTCTCAAGAATTGGTGCAAGTATCCAAAGACATTTTGAAGAAATGTGGTGGCATACCATTGGCTATTATTTCTATAGCAAGTCTTTTAGCTAATAATCATCGGGGGAAAACAAAGGATCAATGGTATGCATTGCTCAATTCCATTGGTCGCGGACTCATAGAAGATCAAAGTTTAGAGGAGATGAAAAAGATATTATTATTCAGCTATTATGATCTACCTTCATACCTGAAACCTTGTTTATTATATCTTAGCATCTTTCCAGAAGATCACAAGATTATGAGAGGCAAGCTAATATGGAGATGGATATCAGAAGGTTTTGTTTATAGTGCAAAACCAGAAACTAGCTTATATGAGCTCGGTAATAGCTACTTCAGTGAGCTAGTAAATAGAAGTATGATCCAGCTAATAGGCACTAATGGTGAAGATGAAGAAAACTTAGAAGCTTGTCGTGTACATGACATGGTACTTGATCTCATATGCACATTGTCAGCTGAAGAAAACTTCATCACAATATTGGATGACACTGGAAGAAAAATGCCTAACTTGAAAAGCAAGATCCGTAGATTGTCCATCCACAATAGCAACATAGATGTGGATACCACTAGGATGGCACACGTGAGATCTTTTACCATTTTTACAAATAATGTTGTTGGGAAAGTGTTGGATATTTCAAGTTTTCAAGTTCTTCGCGTGTTGGATTTAGAAGGTTGCGATGTTTCAGATGTTGGGTATGTGGGGAATCTATTGCATTTGAGGTACTTAGGGCTAAAAGATACTCATGTTGAGGAACTTCCCATGGAAATAGGGAAGCTGCAGTTTTTATTTACCTTGGACTTAAGAGGTACTAAGATAAAAGAACTATCGTCGAGTGTTATTCTGCTAAGACGTCTGATGTGCCTATATGTTGACTATACTATGAAGCTGCCATCTGGTATAGGTAACCTGACTTCCTTAGAAATGCTAGGTCAACTAGGGGTGTCTGGCTTGGACCTTGATGCTGTGAAAGAATTGGGCCATCTAACCAAGCTCAGGGTGCTGCGGGTTTTATGTAACTGTTTGGATGAGGCCTCGGATAAAGCTTTGGAGGAATCACTCGGTAATCTGCACAAATTGGAAAGTTTAGAGATAGAGATATTTACCGAAGATGAATTAATAAATTTGTTGAGCAAAGATTGGGTGCCCCCTCTAACACTCCGTAAGTTGGATTTCCGGTCAGTCTATAGTCGGTTCCAGGCACTACCGTTATGGATCAATCCTCTATCGCTTCCTCTCCTCACCCATCTTCGTATCAAATTGGATGAAGTGCGGTGGGAAGTCATCCAGCTTCTTGGAGCGATGCCTGCTCTTTGTGTTCTCGAGATATGGGATTATTCTAAGGTCTGTGGGTGTGAAGAGTATACGGTGGAAATGCCTGCACTTTCCTCTAGTGCATTATTCCCATGTGTGACAGTGTGCCGCTTCATTGGTATTGGTGCCGTGCCCTCTATGTTTCCACGAGGATCTGCGCCGAGGCTGAAACATCTTTTGTTCGCCTTCTCAGCTGAGTGGATCTCCCGCGAAAACTTCGATTTGGGCATGCGGCACCTCCCTTCCCTCCAACGAGTCGAGGTTAACATTATCGATGCAGATGCGAgtgaagcggaggctgcgctgagGGCCGTGGTGGAGGACCACCCCAACCATCCAATCCTTGCCTTTGACATATACTAG